The Phragmites australis chromosome 15, lpPhrAust1.1, whole genome shotgun sequence genome window below encodes:
- the LOC133892340 gene encoding CBL-interacting protein kinase 29-like, producing MPTATGSVPSTAVGAGEEVAAGTVLLGRYELGGLLGRGASAKVYLARDLLTGRSVAIKSFPNPRGGGCEDGRRLVAIEREAAILRRLRHRHVVRLHEILATRKKVHFVLDLAAGGELFSLVDASGRMTEDLARHYFRQLISAVRYCHARGVYHRDIKPENLLLDEAGDLKVADFGLGAVADGNLCHTLCGTPAYVAPEILSRKGYDPAKVDIWSCGVVLFVLAAGYLPFNDASLVNMYRKIYAGKFRCPSWFSPALRGLVRRILDPNPDTRIDTAGILSHPWFCDSASDDELARLMRGHEEEAWFKPEFKEDMARAMTAFDILTFSPGSDLSGLFGAGPGKERVFVSEPAGTVLSRVEDAGRKEGYRVRREGKRGTGPVYVEEESGGIVAKVSVFKLADTVSVVEVVKGDGAEAVLFWKDRLEPAVKPPALN from the coding sequence ATGCCGACCGCCACCGGCTCCGTCCCATCCACCGCGGTGGGAGCGGGAGAGGAGGTTGCCGCCGGGACGGTGCTTCTTGGAAGGTACGAGCTCGGCGGCCTGCTTGGCCGCGGTGCGTCCGCCAAGGTGTACCTCGCGCGCGACCTCCTTACCGGCCGCTCCGTCGCCATCAAATCGTTCCCCAACCCCCGCGGCGGGGGTTGCGAGGACGGTCGCCGTCTGGTGGCCATTGAGCGGGAGGCAGCCATTCTCCGCCGGCTGCGCCACCGCCACGTGGTGCGCCTTCACGAGATCCTAGCGACACGGAAGAAAGTCCACTTCGTTCTTGACCTTGCCGCCGGGGGAGAGCTGTTCTCCCTCGTCGACGCCTCCGGCCGCATGACGGAGGACCTCGCCCGCCACTACTTCCGGCAGCTCATCTCCGCCGTGCGGTACTGTCATGCACGCGGCGTCTACCACCGCGACATCAAGCCGGAGAACCTCCTCCTCGACGAGGCCGGCGACTTAAAAGTCGCCGACTTTGGACTcggcgccgtcgccgacggcaacCTCTGCCACACCCTCTGCGGCACCCCCGCGTACGTCGCGCCGGAGATCCTATCGAGGAAGGGGTACGACCCGGCCAAGGTGGACATCTGGTCCTGCGGCGTGGTGCTTTTCGTGCTCGCCGCGGGGTACCTCCCCTTCAACGATGCCAGCCTCGTCAACATGTACCGCAAGATCTACGCCGGCAAGTTTCGGTGCCCGAGCTGGTTCTCGCCGGCGCTCCGCGGCCTGGTTCGCCGCATCCTGGACCCCAACCCGGACACCCGCATTGACACGGCCGGCATCCTGAGCCACCCGTGGTTCTGTGACAGCGCCAGCGACGACGAGCTGGCCCGCCTCATGCGTGGCCACGAGGAGGAGGCCTGGTTCAAGCCCGAGTTCAAGGAGGACATGGCTCGCGCCATGACCGCGTTCGACATACTGACCTTCTCGCCGGGCTCCGACCTCTCCGGTTTATTCGGCGCCGGGCCGGGCAAGGAACGTGTGTTCGTCAGCGAGCCCGCAGGCACCGTGCTAAGCCGCGTCGAGGACGCCGGGAGGAAGGAAGGGTACCGTGTGAGGAGGGAAGGGAAGAGGGGCACCGGGCCGGTGTACGTGGAGGAGGAAAGCGGCGGCATCGTCGCAAAAGTCAGCGTCTTCAAGCTCGCCGACACGGTATCTGTGGTCGAGGTCGTGAAGGGCGACGGCGCGGAGGCCGTGCTGTTCTGGAAGGACCGGCTCGAGCCGGCCGTGAAGCCCCCGGCATTGAACTGA
- the LOC133893569 gene encoding WEB family protein At2g38370-like, protein MNGVAQDPAPPGGGARGCRAEVDTSAPFKSVREAVDRFGGSAAWTSHLIKRMYAPPKRQEGTEELTDLEEQTAQLEKELSIKERETLDVLKELESTKEVISDLKLKLQNDAAGSFTVTEETGQAEAPVAEHEEKQPENSETDVDMGGLDEQMLQIPGSSVLQGLEQAKTNLNRTTSDLAAIRASVKSLRNDIAKERVLVERSREKVCSNTTLISSLESELYGTTQKLQTLRDLQRRRQDPSDIFIEIKKMTSELEQLRNAASASKSEGVMLAAEIEQTRASIGTAEVRCLAAKKIEEAARAAEALALAEVRILLSNEASSAEDLQGKDGVNLSVEGYSELAAKAQEAEETSRKKVEAAMVQVDEANQSESNSLRKLDEAKLQVEECKKALQEALKRVDAANRGKLTVEEALHRCRSATGHKRRSVHDPPKFKNAAHRCKDSHNMDIVDVSKGSLKPTLSIGQILSMKLMGPDGYDKSVWDDTSETSNVSLGQILNRRLAVVYSSDATAQKKFSGKRKKFALTGLSVFLAKQAKSKKKKGSH, encoded by the exons ATGAACGGCGTGGCGCAAGACCCAGCTCcgcccggcggcggcgcccgagGGTGCAGGGCGGAGGTCGACACCTCGGCGCCCTTCAAGTCGGTGCGCGAAGCCGTCGACCGCTTCGGCGGCAGCGCCGCCTGGACCTCCCACCTCATCAAGCGCATGTACGCGCCCCCAAAG AGGCAGGAGGGAACTGAAGAACTGACCGATCTAGAGGAGCAGACCGCCCAGCTAGAGAAGGAGCTAAGCATCAAAGAAAGAGAGACGCTTGACGTGCTGAAAGAATTGGAGTCAACCAAGGAGgtcatttcagatttaaagctcAAGCTACAGAATGACGCAGCTGGTTCATTTACCGTCACTGAGGAGACGGGCCAAGCTGAAGCGCCCGTTGCAGAGCATGAAGAAAAGCAGCCAGAAAATTCTGAAACTGATGTGGATATGGGTGGCCTGGATGAACAGATGCTGCAGATTCCTGGTTCTTCAGTGCTACAAGGGCTAGAGCAGGCAAAAACTAATTTAAACAGGACCACGAGTGATCTTGCTGCTATAAGAGCCTCTGTCAAGTCGCTGAGAAATGACATAGCAAAAGAGAGAGTCCTGGTGGAGAGAAGCCGAGAGAAGGTGTGCTCCAATACCACATTGATTTCCTCACTGGAAAGTGAGCTGTACGGGACTACACAGAAGCTGCAGACGCTGAGGGATCTGCAGAGGAGGCGTCAAGATCCCTCGGACATTTTCATCGAGATCAAGAAGATGACATCTGAGCTAGAACAGCTCAGGAACGCTGCCAGTGCATCGAAATCGGAAGGTGTTATGTTGGCTGCTGAAATTGAGCAGACAAGAGCTAGCATTGGCACTGCTGAGGTAAGGTGCCTTGCAGCCAAGAAGATAGAAGAGGCGGCGAGAGCAGCAGAAGCTCTTGCACTTGCTGAGGTCAGGATCCTCCTAAGCAATGAAGCTTCATCAGCTGAGGATCTCCAGGGAAAAGATGGTGTGAACCTTTCAGTGGAAGGGTATTCTGAGCTTGCTGCCAAAGCTCAAGAGGCTGAGGAAACCTcaagaaaaaaagttgaagctgCGATGGTgcaggtggatgaagcaaaccaATCAGAATCCAACTCGCTTAGGAAGCTGGACGAAGCTAAATTACAAGTCGAGGAATGTAAGAAGGCCCTACAGGAGGCCCTGAAGAGGGTGGATGCTGCCAACCGAGGGAAGCTCACAGTAGAAGAGGCTCTTCATAGATGTCGATCCGCAACTGGACACAAGAGGCGTTCGGTCCATGACCCTCCCAAGTTCAAAAATGCAGCACACCGTTGCAAAGATTCTCATAATATGGACATCGTTGACGTTTCAAAGGGTTCCTTGAAGCCAACATTATCGATCGGGCAGATATTAAGTATGAAGCTGATGGGACCTGATGGGTATGACAAAAGCGTTTGGGATGATACAAGTGAAACTTCTAATGTCTCACTTGGTCAGATTCTGAACAGAAGGCTTGCAGTTGTGTATAGCAGTGATGCAACTGCTCAGAAGAAATTCTCAGGAAAGAGGAAAAAATTTGCCTTGACTGGACTCTCAGTTTTCTTGGCAAAACAAGccaagagcaagaagaaaaaaggaTCACATTAG